Genomic window (Nicotiana sylvestris chromosome 7, ASM39365v2, whole genome shotgun sequence):
aagactatgcccatagggaggcttgcaaagtggcagatcctgctcacagagtgtgacattgtctacgtgactcgaactgcaatgaaagcacaggccttggcagaccatttggccgagaacccggttgatgaagattatgaacctttgaaaacttatttccctgatgaagaggtgatgtacattgatgagttttaacaagtcgagaagcctggatggaaacttttctttgacggggccgcaaacatgaagggcgtggggataggagcagtacttatttctaaaacagggcagCCCTACCCTGTTACgtctcagcttcgtttttactgtaccaacaacatggctgagtacgaggcatgtattctgggtttgaggttagctgtagatatgggtgtccaggaagtcttggtcttgggtgactcggacctcctggtgcaccaaattcagggagaatgggaaatacgggatttgaaactcataccataaagacaatgtttgcatgatctttgtcaacggtttcagtcaatagaattcaggcatatcccaaggatccataatgaagtcgccgatgctttggctactctggcgtcaatgttacatcatccagataaggcttatgtggaccctttacagattcaggtccgtgatcagcatgcttactgtaatatggtagaacAAGAACTttatggggagccatggttctatgatatcaaagaatacctctggatgggggtatatctggcacaggccacaggtgatcaaaaaagaacaatttgatgattggcaagcggatttttctttagtggaggggtgttatacaaaagaactccagatcttggattgctaagatgcatagatgccagacaagccacagttatcatgactgaggtacacttcGGAGTTTGTGGactgcatatgagtgggtacattctggcaaagaagattctccgagcaggttattactggctcactatagagcgagattgcatcagttttgtgcgcaagtgtcatcagtgtcaggtgcacggagatttgattcattccccaccatctgaacTGCATAccatgtcggcaccatggccctttgttgcttggggcatgaatgtcattgggccaatcaagccagcagcatcaaacggacataggtttatcttggtagccattgattattttaccaagtgggttgaagcgaaaactttcaaatctgtgaccaagaaagcagtggtcgattttgtgcattcaaatatcatctgttggtttgggattccgaaggtaatcatcacggacaatggcgctaatctcaatagtcatctgatgacagagacatgtcagcagtttaagattatacatcgcaattccaccccatattgcCCTAAagtgaatggagcagtcgaggcagccaataagaacataaataAGATACTgcagaaaatggtggaagggtccagacaatggcatgagaagttacctttcgcattgttgggttatcgcgcTAATGTttgcacttcagtaggggccactctttatttgttggtgtatggcacggaggcagtaatacccgaagaaattgaaatcccatccctatGGATTGTCGCTaaggcagaaattgatgatgtggaatgggtcaaaacccgcttggagcaattaagtctgattgatgaaaagagattggcagtagTATGTCACGACCAATTGTACCAatagagaatggcgagagcatataacaaaaaggtacgtccacggaagtttgaagtgggtcaattagtgttgagacgtatcttgcctcatctggctgaagcaaaaggaatgTTTGCCctaaactggcaggggccatttgtcataactagagtgttgtccaatgacgCATTATATTTGACAggtgtagaagggaaatgtgtggaaatggctatcaattctgatgcagccaagagatactatgtatgatttctttgttggattgtacttgtttgtatttggcagattttgaagattgaaatgacgaaggcgttttgttctgctatctaaacactttatccctcgtcaccccttttgagccttatttattttctttcttacccctctttcggaattagTTGTGAATATCaaaaacacaagcgtgaaagataaaaaaagaaaaagagaaagaaaagaatgaaaaaaaaagaggaaaaaagaagaagaaaagaaataggaaaagagaaaaaaagaagaaaaacaataaaaggaaaaagagaaaaagcaaaaaaaaaaagaaagagaaaagaaaaaccacaacaacaaagtaatttctatgacatgaactacattcgacctgattccttttaaggatacgtaggcagcctcacggttcggtctcatcaaacaaaatccaaaatcccccagcaagaaactggggcagaagttgtggttgttgtgagaaacccgattccgaaagttgtaattctaacccatttaaattgttttgagccttttataccttttctttccaaccctgtccaaaagcccacgttacggtccaaagaaagaccttctgatcaatctttgagaaatgccaagttgagcaggtaaaggtaattcatgtcaggggcaacactctggttcaagcaggaaaaataaaaataagagagtcttattggtgaaatccttcacaggcaccgtaaggcgacgggagttgagagaaataaaatgagagagtattattggtgaaatccttcacaggcaccgtaaggcgacgggagttgagagaaataaaatgagagagtcttattggtgaaaaccttcacaggcatcgtaaggcgacgg
Coding sequences:
- the LOC138873390 gene encoding uncharacterized protein, whose product is MTETCQQFKIIHRNSTPYCPKVNGAVEAANKNINKILQKMVEGSRQWHEKLPFALLGYRANVCTSVGATLYLLVYGTEAVIPEEIEIPSLWIVAKAEIDDVEWVKTRLEQLSLIDEKRLAVVCHDQLYQ